The sequence below is a genomic window from Colletotrichum destructivum chromosome 4, complete sequence.
TCCTTCTGGTTTTGGGCTATGCACTCAGCGATCCAGGTGATGTTGCGGATTTCCTAACACGTCATTAGCTTGGTTCTTGTTTCACGTTGAATGTGGCATTCGTCTAGTACCTGCTCACGAAGCCTCACCCAGGCGTACACAATAGCGAATGTGAACTGCTGAGTGAAAGCACTCTTGGAAATTTCCATCTCCTTCTGGTAAAACATGTCCTCCAGGCTTTTACCGTCAGAGCTCGAGCCGCCACCCAGGTTACCGGGGCCCGAAGggccgccaccgaggccaGCAGCCTCGAAGAAGCTCTTGTAGTCTgcaacgccgtcgaccgcgaGACGGACACCCTCAAAATCATCTGCCCTAGAGAGCATCAGAGTTCCCTCAGGGTACAGCTTGCCGAAGCTGGGGTAAAGCTTCTTGCGGTCGTTCTTGTTCAGCTCGGTGCCGAATGAGTTGAGCGTAATGTTGATCGCACGACGGTCAGCCTCGAACTCGAGAATCTCCGACATGATATCAGCCGTTGGCGAGCCAGCCATATCCGGGTGGGTGTTGACAAAGCTGTGGAAGTCCTCCAGATAGTTCTTGTACAGCGTGTTCCGGACGATCTCGATGTTCAGCTCGTCAAGGTCCTGATGGCTAAGGCTGCCCTTGAAGTaggcggcgaggggcgtTTCGATGAGGACGCTGTTGTACAGTTCTTCAATGTTGGTCGCGACGCAAAGAACAGGCATCGTCTCGAACCAGCCAAGCGGGTGGCATCtctcgagaagctcgcgGGTGTCTCGTTCGTGGAGGGTGCCGGTAATCAGCAGGGCGACGTTGTCGATCATGTAGCCGTACGTCAGGTAGTCCATGAATTGGGCAAGGGCACCGACGGCGTTGGCCCGGACATAGCGAAACTCGGAGACGAGCTTGTCGGTTGTCTTCGCGGCGAGAGCTGACGTCGAGGGGTTGGGAGGGAGGTTGCCGAGGAAGTCGCCGTACGCAGGACCGAGTTGCAGCTTGAGATCTAGATATCCAAGTCAGACATGCGTCGCGACGGCAAATAGAGGGACACTAACCATCGATGGTCTCGCACTGCGTCAGGTTGCTGTAGTTGGAGCCGGTGAGAAGGCCATTCCTGTAGCCACGGACAATGCCCTCAATGTAGCTGCAATCGGTCAGCCACCACCCGCGTGCACGTCACGCATCACTAGAACAAGACTTACCCGCTGTTGACGTTGAAGAAAAGACCCTCCATCTTGACGGGATTGTGGATGCTCGATTCGAGGGAGCTGGAGATAGGTAGTGACGCCGGGTCGTGTGGAGGCGCAGACGGAGATAGCTGTGGTCGTTGACTTAAggactctctctctctgtctgtctctcacACAGCCAAACCAAATCAAATCGGCTCCACGGCAGCCAACCAACTACCTAACACACGTCAGCCTCCACCGCTAGCTATTACGCGCTACAGCCACG
It includes:
- a CDS encoding Putative ATPase, V0 complex, c/d subunit, V-type ATPase subunit C/d: MEGLFFNVNSGYIEGIVRGYRNGLLTGSNYSNLTQCETIDDLKLQLGPAYGDFLGNLPPNPSTSALAAKTTDKLVSEFRYVRANAVGALAQFMDYLTYGYMIDNVALLITGTLHERDTRELLERCHPLGWFETMPVLCVATNIEELYNSVLIETPLAAYFKGSLSHQDLDELNIEIVRNTLYKNYLEDFHSFVNTHPDMAGSPTADIMSEILEFEADRRAINITLNSFGTELNKNDRKKLYPSFGKLYPEGTLMLSRADDFEGVRLAVDGVADYKSFFEAAGLGGGPSGPGNLGGGSSSDGKSLEDMFYQKEMEISKSAFTQQFTFAIVYAWVRLREQEIRNITWIAECIAQNQKDRIGNYISVF